The Parashewanella spongiae genome has a window encoding:
- the add gene encoding adenosine deaminase, which translates to MIDKNIPLVDLHRHLDGNVRVNSIWELGHQHGIALPADSVEALAPFVQIQGKESDLVGFLTKLDWMVKVLADLDAVKRVAYENVADAALSGLDYAELRFSPYYMAMTHNLPIAGVVEAVIDGVNAGLKDYQVKVNLIGILSRSFGQTACQQELDGLLTHKDKLVGLDLAGDELGFPGALFNDHFTQARDAGLNVTVHAGEADNAKSMWQAINELGATRIGHGVKAIHDPQLMEYLAKHKIGIESCPTSNLHTSTVESYQAHPIKLFLDAGVLIGLNTDDPGVSNITIAHEYQVSRSEIGLSTSECAQLQRNGVEMAFLSDSERKALYASKLV; encoded by the coding sequence ATGATTGATAAAAATATTCCGCTGGTTGATTTGCACAGACACCTTGATGGTAATGTTCGAGTGAACAGTATTTGGGAGCTGGGGCATCAACATGGTATTGCATTACCTGCAGACTCAGTGGAAGCATTAGCACCTTTTGTTCAAATCCAAGGAAAAGAAAGTGACTTAGTGGGCTTTTTAACTAAGCTCGATTGGATGGTAAAGGTACTTGCTGATTTAGACGCAGTTAAGCGCGTCGCTTATGAAAATGTGGCCGATGCTGCGCTTTCAGGGCTAGATTATGCGGAGCTGCGCTTTAGCCCATATTACATGGCAATGACACATAACTTGCCAATTGCTGGCGTAGTTGAAGCTGTGATTGATGGCGTTAACGCTGGTCTTAAAGATTACCAAGTTAAGGTTAATCTCATTGGTATTTTGTCACGGTCATTCGGTCAAACTGCTTGTCAGCAAGAATTAGATGGCTTGTTAACCCATAAAGATAAGTTGGTTGGCTTAGACTTGGCAGGCGATGAACTGGGTTTTCCTGGTGCTTTGTTTAATGATCATTTTACACAAGCTCGTGATGCGGGACTCAATGTTACGGTTCATGCCGGTGAAGCTGATAATGCCAAGAGTATGTGGCAAGCCATCAATGAGTTAGGGGCGACCCGAATTGGTCATGGTGTTAAAGCGATTCATGATCCACAATTGATGGAATACCTTGCGAAGCATAAAATTGGTATAGAATCTTGCCCGACCAGCAATCTTCATACTTCTACCGTTGAGTCTTATCAAGCACATCCAATTAAACTGTTTCTCGATGCTGGTGTATTAATTGGATTGAATACGGATGATCCAGGTGTGAGTAACATTACCATTGCTCATGAATATCAAGTCTCCCGCTCTGAAATTGGTTTATCAACTTCTGAATGTGCGCAGTTACAGCGTAATGGTGTTGAAATGGCATTTTTATCTGATTCAGAACGAAAAGCCCTGTATGCCAGCAAATTGGTATAA
- a CDS encoding DUF885 domain-containing protein, which produces MKKVITLTLLTAAISGCSVNIHAPHRVSTEDEQTPITKAHSTSPLQTYIDQDWAIKLAASVQLASSMGDNTQAGKLDDLSPEHLASIHQQQLNLLNKLKSMSTSSLSEDDKINKQILQYQLQNSIDMYRFHDHYLPITAESGFHAYIASISKGQFKTESDYRQYLNQLAQLPRYFEQQIHWLTKGLEAGNTPPKVTLTGFEDSISAFIVPVEDNGYFSPFTRMPAHFSASLKSELTAQGQQVIKNAVLPSYQKFYDFMTEQYIPNARVNIAASSLPNGHSFYENRVRYYTTLPMSSDEVHQLGLKEVARIRNEMQQVIKDVGFKGSFAEFLHFLRTDPRFYPKTAEELLKEASFIAKKADAMLPKYFRKLPRTPYGIEPVPVEIAPKYTTGRYSGSNRDDQAGFYWVNTYALDKRPLYELPALTLHEAVPGHHLQISLNKELTTLPNFRRYSYISAFGEGWGLYSEYLGLEAGLYQDPYDNFGRLTYEMWRAARLVVDTGMHAKGWTRQQAIDFMASNTALSLHNVTTEIDRYISWPGQALSYKIGELTIKRLRKKAENELAEKFDIRAFHDAVLANGSVPMSVLEQEINHFIQQQK; this is translated from the coding sequence ATGAAAAAAGTCATTACACTGACACTGTTAACCGCCGCCATCAGCGGTTGCAGTGTGAACATTCATGCGCCACACCGTGTTTCAACGGAAGATGAACAAACTCCAATAACAAAAGCTCATTCAACTTCGCCACTACAAACCTATATTGATCAAGACTGGGCAATTAAACTGGCAGCCAGTGTTCAATTAGCATCCAGCATGGGCGATAACACTCAAGCTGGCAAACTTGACGATTTGTCACCTGAACATCTCGCCAGCATCCATCAACAACAACTTAATTTATTAAACAAGCTCAAATCAATGAGCACGTCCTCGCTCTCTGAGGACGACAAGATCAATAAACAGATTTTGCAGTATCAATTGCAGAATAGTATCGACATGTATCGTTTTCATGATCATTATTTACCGATCACAGCCGAAAGTGGTTTCCATGCTTACATAGCTTCAATCAGTAAAGGACAATTTAAGACAGAGTCAGATTATCGCCAGTATTTAAATCAACTCGCCCAATTGCCGCGTTATTTTGAGCAACAAATCCATTGGCTAACAAAAGGTTTAGAAGCTGGTAATACGCCGCCGAAAGTAACTTTAACAGGCTTTGAAGACAGCATTAGTGCTTTTATTGTGCCAGTAGAAGACAACGGATATTTTTCACCTTTTACTCGTATGCCAGCACACTTTTCTGCCAGCCTTAAAAGCGAATTAACCGCACAAGGGCAGCAAGTGATTAAAAATGCCGTGTTGCCGAGTTACCAGAAGTTTTATGACTTCATGACCGAGCAATATATCCCCAACGCGAGAGTTAATATTGCCGCTTCAAGTCTACCAAACGGCCATTCTTTTTATGAAAACCGAGTGCGTTATTATACGACATTGCCAATGTCGTCAGATGAGGTACACCAACTTGGATTAAAAGAAGTGGCTCGCATTCGCAATGAAATGCAGCAAGTTATCAAAGACGTTGGCTTTAAAGGCAGTTTTGCCGAGTTTTTGCACTTTTTAAGAACCGATCCGCGCTTTTACCCTAAAACCGCTGAAGAATTATTAAAAGAAGCCAGTTTTATTGCTAAAAAAGCAGATGCGATGCTGCCTAAATACTTTAGGAAACTGCCCCGCACTCCTTATGGTATCGAGCCCGTACCGGTAGAAATCGCACCTAAATACACCACAGGTCGCTACTCGGGCTCTAACCGTGACGATCAAGCAGGCTTTTATTGGGTAAACACTTATGCATTAGATAAACGTCCATTATACGAATTGCCAGCCTTAACACTTCATGAAGCGGTGCCCGGTCACCATTTGCAGATATCATTGAATAAAGAGTTAACCACGCTACCGAACTTTCGTCGTTACAGTTATATCTCTGCCTTCGGCGAAGGTTGGGGGCTGTATTCAGAGTACCTAGGTTTAGAAGCGGGTTTGTATCAAGATCCCTATGACAATTTTGGACGTCTGACTTATGAAATGTGGCGCGCCGCCCGTTTAGTGGTGGATACAGGTATGCACGCAAAAGGTTGGACACGGCAGCAAGCCATCGATTTCATGGCCAGTAATACTGCATTATCATTACACAATGTCACGACAGAAATTGATCGTTATATTTCTTGGCCGGGGCAAGCCTTATCATATAAAATTGGTGAGCTAACCATTAAACGTTTACGTAAAAAAGCGGAAAACGAGCTAGCTGAAAAGTTTGATATTCGTGCGTTTCATGATGCGGTGTTGGCAAATGGTTCGGTACCTATGTCAGTATTAGAACAAGAAATAAACCACTTTATTCAACAACAAAAATAA
- a CDS encoding alpha/beta fold hydrolase, translating into MEQQDRVMYSSEHALNTIEQLTFWRSVEHSQLQVSSDVTLAYCRVLHPYSDKAIVISNGRIESYEKYQELIFDLYQQGYSVYALDHRGQGKSTRLVDNPQLGHVDKFQDYVTDFSSFISQVVQADNHQQLFLLGHSMGCTVATLYLEHYPNVFDAAIFSAPMYGICLPLPRFFILWLAKRLDFTNQGKPFYVIGGRNYYPKPFENNSLTQSQPRYQWFRNLYQQFPQLQLGSPTHRWLVEALIAAKQCQSILASTTTPVLILQAKADTIVDNRAQDKCFAAMQQNSNQHQKVVFSDARHELFVENDTIRNQVLDSTFDFINRHSHQD; encoded by the coding sequence ATGGAACAACAAGATCGAGTTATGTATTCTTCTGAGCATGCACTAAACACCATTGAGCAACTGACGTTTTGGCGTAGCGTTGAACACAGTCAATTACAAGTTTCTAGTGATGTGACTTTAGCTTATTGCCGTGTCTTGCACCCTTATAGTGACAAAGCGATAGTGATCAGTAATGGCCGCATTGAAAGCTACGAAAAATATCAAGAGCTGATTTTTGACTTGTATCAGCAAGGCTATTCGGTATACGCACTCGATCATCGTGGTCAAGGCAAATCAACCCGTTTAGTTGACAACCCTCAATTGGGGCATGTGGACAAGTTTCAAGATTACGTCACAGATTTCAGTTCATTTATCAGCCAAGTTGTTCAAGCGGATAACCATCAGCAATTATTTTTACTCGGCCACTCTATGGGCTGTACAGTAGCTACTTTGTATCTTGAGCACTATCCAAACGTATTCGATGCCGCTATTTTCTCAGCTCCTATGTATGGGATTTGCCTGCCTTTACCTCGATTTTTTATTTTATGGCTTGCTAAACGACTCGACTTTACCAACCAAGGTAAACCCTTTTACGTGATTGGAGGCCGTAACTATTACCCCAAGCCATTTGAAAATAACTCGCTTACCCAAAGCCAACCCCGTTATCAATGGTTTAGAAACCTGTATCAACAATTTCCACAGTTGCAACTTGGCTCCCCCACTCATCGATGGCTTGTTGAAGCGTTAATCGCCGCTAAACAGTGCCAGTCAATACTGGCAAGTACAACTACCCCAGTGTTAATATTACAAGCAAAAGCCGATACCATAGTCGATAATCGCGCTCAAGATAAATGCTTTGCCGCCATGCAGCAAAATAGCAACCAACACCAAAAAGTTGTATTTTCTGACGCTCGCCATGAGTTGTTTGTCGAAAACGATACCATTCGCAATCAAGTGCTCGACAGCACCTTCGATTTTATCAATCGTCACAGCCATCAGGATTAA
- the trmL gene encoding tRNA (uridine(34)/cytosine(34)/5-carboxymethylaminomethyluridine(34)-2'-O)-methyltransferase TrmL — MFHIALYEPEIAPNTGNIIRLCANNGCHLHLIEPLGFDFEEKKLRRAGLDYKDLTNVTRHTDFDTFMKAVEGKRIMACTTKGSRPHSDLTFAKDDVLLFGPETRGLPIKIIESLPLEQRLRIPMVPNSRSLNLSNSVAVIAYEAWRQLSYEGAI, encoded by the coding sequence ATGTTTCACATTGCGCTTTATGAACCAGAAATCGCTCCAAATACCGGAAATATTATTCGACTTTGTGCTAATAACGGTTGCCATTTACATTTAATTGAACCACTAGGTTTTGATTTCGAAGAAAAAAAACTTCGCCGTGCTGGGCTTGATTATAAAGATCTGACCAACGTCACTCGCCACACTGATTTTGATACATTTATGAAGGCCGTTGAGGGTAAACGCATTATGGCGTGTACCACCAAAGGCAGTCGACCTCATTCTGACTTAACCTTTGCCAAAGATGACGTTTTATTATTTGGGCCTGAAACTCGCGGCTTACCCATTAAAATTATTGAGTCGCTGCCACTAGAGCAGCGCTTACGCATACCTATGGTGCCAAATAGTCGCAGCCTCAACTTGTCAAACTCTGTGGCGGTAATTGCCTATGAAGCATGGCGTCAACTCAGTTATGAAGGGGCGATTTAA
- a CDS encoding glycoside hydrolase family 13 protein produces MCRILLFLFVSFSFTLNAQSIERIEPSNWWVNMVNSQLQLMVHGEDISQLTPTIIDPRVQLTEIHRTDNPNYLFIDLTLSPELTAGSIEIAFKRDHKTVLTHQYPILSRQAHSKQRQGFSSKDVIYLITPDRFANGDARNDNVAEMAEGLNRSNKGGRHGGDIQGIIDHLDYIKEMGFTQIWLNPVLENNMTEYSYHGYSTTDYYAVDPRLGSNALYQTLSTKAKSQGLGIIMDVILNHIGSEHWWMTDMPSKDWLNQHPQYTGTNHFRESLHDPYAAKADKDLFHKGWFVTTMPDLNQQNPLVTQYLIQNVIWWIETADLSGVRVDTYSYSDKAFLAAWTAAIMQEYPNFNIVGEEWSINPAIVAYWQKDSPRHDNYPTQLPSLMDFPLQEALIHGLKEKESWSSGLIRINQTLANDFLYGDPYNLVTFPDNHDMSRIYTRLDQDVDLVKMALAFFATTRGIPQIFYGTEILMPGSDDHGELRADFPGGWSGDKTNALTGKGLTDKQIEVQQYTKTLLNWRKQSDIVQQGKLTHYNRDDGMYVYFRHLPNTAKKVMVVMNKNAEVKSLNMARFSEVLGNAQRFNARNVMTDESIVINGELTVPKKQTLILEIE; encoded by the coding sequence ATGTGCCGTATTCTACTGTTTTTATTCGTCAGTTTTAGTTTCACACTCAACGCCCAGTCTATCGAACGTATTGAACCCAGTAATTGGTGGGTTAATATGGTAAACTCGCAGCTACAGCTCATGGTTCACGGAGAAGACATCAGTCAACTCACGCCAACAATCATTGATCCTAGAGTTCAACTTACTGAAATTCACCGCACTGATAATCCCAATTATTTATTCATCGATTTAACCTTATCACCAGAACTTACAGCAGGCTCTATTGAGATTGCATTTAAACGTGATCATAAAACGGTGTTGACTCATCAATACCCTATACTTTCTCGACAAGCCCATTCAAAACAGCGTCAAGGATTCAGCAGTAAAGATGTCATTTACTTAATTACCCCTGATCGGTTCGCAAATGGTGATGCCCGTAACGACAACGTGGCTGAAATGGCTGAAGGGCTAAACCGATCCAATAAAGGCGGGCGTCACGGTGGCGATATCCAAGGCATTATCGATCACCTTGACTACATTAAAGAGATGGGATTCACCCAGATCTGGCTAAATCCTGTGCTCGAAAACAACATGACCGAGTATTCCTATCACGGTTATTCCACCACCGATTACTATGCTGTAGATCCACGCTTGGGCAGCAATGCCTTATATCAAACGCTCAGTACTAAAGCCAAATCCCAAGGACTTGGCATTATTATGGACGTCATACTCAATCACATTGGCAGCGAACATTGGTGGATGACCGACATGCCAAGCAAAGATTGGCTAAATCAACACCCACAATATACTGGCACCAATCACTTTCGTGAATCACTGCACGATCCTTACGCCGCAAAAGCCGATAAAGATTTATTCCATAAAGGTTGGTTTGTCACAACTATGCCAGATTTAAACCAACAAAACCCCTTGGTCACCCAATACCTTATTCAAAATGTGATTTGGTGGATTGAAACCGCAGATTTATCTGGTGTTCGTGTCGACACCTATTCTTATTCTGATAAAGCCTTTTTAGCCGCTTGGACAGCCGCAATCATGCAGGAATATCCAAACTTTAATATCGTCGGTGAGGAGTGGAGTATTAACCCAGCCATTGTCGCCTATTGGCAAAAAGATTCACCACGCCATGACAATTACCCCACTCAGTTACCAAGTTTAATGGACTTCCCATTGCAAGAAGCATTAATCCATGGACTAAAAGAAAAAGAAAGTTGGAGTTCAGGCTTAATTCGAATCAACCAAACATTGGCGAATGATTTTTTATACGGTGATCCATACAATCTGGTTACCTTCCCTGACAATCACGACATGTCGCGAATATATACCCGTCTAGATCAAGACGTTGATTTGGTTAAAATGGCCCTTGCTTTTTTTGCCACAACACGAGGGATCCCACAGATTTTTTATGGCACCGAAATATTGATGCCCGGCAGTGACGACCATGGTGAACTCAGAGCCGATTTCCCCGGTGGTTGGTCTGGCGATAAAACAAATGCCCTAACAGGTAAAGGCTTAACGGATAAACAGATCGAGGTTCAGCAGTACACCAAAACATTACTCAACTGGCGTAAACAGTCTGATATTGTTCAGCAGGGTAAGTTAACACACTATAACCGTGATGACGGTATGTACGTTTATTTCCGACATTTACCGAATACAGCGAAAAAAGTCATGGTCGTTATGAACAAAAACGCTGAAGTTAAATCGCTAAATATGGCTCGCTTCTCTGAGGTGTTAGGAAATGCACAACGATTTAACGCACGCAATGTCATGACAGATGAATCTATTGTGATTAATGGTGAGCTAACAGTGCCAAAGAAACAAACATTGATTTTGGAAATTGAATAA